cgATCTCCAATTCAATGATGCCAAGTAAATCAAATTGATAGATGATACGAAGAGATGATTCTGTTacaaaagaataaaatcaatcatataatcaaATTTggttaaaattttcataaaatagAAATTTAACATAAATCATGAAATATTTAAGAAGAAGGGCAAAAAGGGGATTAcgaaattattaaataaataaacaagtaGTTATAAGGGAAAAACGTACTTATGTGATAAAGTGTTTTTTTGTTGGACTTATGTGTTCAACTTTAACGAGGTGGCCACTTATATGTCATTTGCCAAAAATTTAATGCTTGACATTTTTTATGGATCGGACTTGGTTCAAAAATTGTGCTTGAAATCCCAGGTCAGACCAGGCTTAGGTACCATATAAAGTCTCAACTCCAAGACAAAAGCTTGGCCCGGCCTCGGGTATGATCAGGTGAGCAGGCCCAGGTTGTCAATTCGATTTTCGGTTCGAGTTTAACCAAAACCGGAATATCTGAATTGATTcaattatgatattttataatCCATTATCGAACCATATATATTCGAATAACCACACCGAAATAACTATATTTTTCAGATTAGATCGGATCGGTTTTCGATTTTTGAGGAAATGAAAGAAGtctgaataaatctcaaatagagggagaaaaaaacccatgatcgactccaactccatataataaagtttgataaaaatccacaataataataataataaatatattatctcatcacagttaaagaaaaataaatatacaagaTTGAGAGAAATAATTAACTAAAATAGAAGACACGATTTatgttaattttaaaataataaagccACTATGAGTTTCAATTAATGCAtcgtaatttataatttgtgtacttattaggttaattggtatctTAAATTAGAATTTGCTATGgagatataatcagagttttaaaAATACTACTTGGTCTCCCATGATCGTCTTAACAACTCaaatatgtaacttatatataattGCTTGTGGTCTTCTGCGCTGGACAGGAGACGCCACAATGTTGATTGCTTATGATACTCGTGTCCCACCAGACacgccaaaaatatgttggttatCTTCTACTCTGGACATGAGTACTCACAATTCTGGTTGTTGGAAATATGAGTTTTGttggatttgcaggtgtgccaggGCTTGCTGTTAGCctaaaggatttgataggaggGTTTGTAGGATTTTGCACCGATTTAACCTCTACACCAAACGAACTATGcacagttagagaacacaagctgCGGGCTCGAGGTTTGCCCTTCGAGAAAAGGACTTAATATGCCTAGAGTGTCAATATGGAAAAAAGTAGGAAAACAGATAACTAATCACCAGAATGAAAAGAGCTCCTATTcagatgaaatgaaaaacaacgcatTGCGGGAATGCATCAAGATCTTCATTGAAAATGGATACATCCTTGGGATGTAGGCTTGCTTTACAAGCGAAAACTAAAACATAGCCGTGGAGGCTTTTGGAAAAGtaaatctaagtactagttgacgcggagccatgctaaataaaaagataagtggtcggagccatgcctaagaaagcaataaaggattgaagacgttGGGTCTGTGTTTGACGCGGGGTGTCttgttgtttctttctcttATTCCTTTATAGTGCTCAGAGATGAGCACTTCTTCTGTTGTTCTTCAAGTATATTTCGTGGGATGTCATGGTGAATCGTGGCAAAACCGCTCTCTTGCTGCTAGCTAGTGTGATTGGGTTAGTGGGCTCTATAACTACAACTTTCTCCAGAATGTGGGAATGATGGCAGTGTCCTTCTGGTCATGTTGCTTCTTTATGGAGGAAATGGGCTCTTCTGGAAGTTGTGGTAGCTTCTGCTTTGCGAGTCTTTAGGCTTCATGGACCAAAATATGAGAACATGGCTCATGGCGATCATTTTGTTGCTACTTCTGCACGAAAGATAGTGTGAAAATGGATACTTTTGAGTGGTGCAAGACGAACGTGGCTTGAGCTGCGCAGAGACTTGTTTTCAGCTAGAAAcatgtttgagagaaaactgggTTGTTCAACTGACAGAATTCCGTTTATCCAGGTCCCTCTTTCATGTAATCCTGCTAAAATCTTGGTAATAATCCAACAAACCACGTTTGAAAAGAATCTATCCGTTAGAACCAAAACTTCTTGAATTGTAGCTTCTTGGACAACTAATTTTGTACAGTCCCGATTTATGGAAACTAATCCGCTGACTCCTAGGATTTgtttttggtacaaacaataatataatataatataatataaaataatgatcTTTAGACAAAATAATGAAAGGATACTTGGTAAATTTATTTTAGTTCAATATCTATTTCTTCAAGATTAATTAAAAGTTAAGCATTAATGGAAAATTGGGCCTAGACATTAAGTATTTGGGTTGAGCTTAAACATAACCTAATGAGAATTGGGGCCCACCTAGACCTTTAAAATGTTAGTTTTTTGGTTAAATCCAAAACCGAATCCAAAAAAGCTAAAGtcgaaaaaaattcaaaattctaaaATTATAAGTGAATCTGAAATCAAAAACACCATTCGGATCAGTTTCTCAATTGCAAGTCGATTATGAACATCCTTCAGATATCTCGTCAAAATTAAACTTTTGTTCTTCCTACTTTTTCCTCGAAGAAATAAAATGCAAATTCTGGACCTTTTATGTCGTTTAGGCCCTTTAACGTCAATTTCCGTTTAGTTGTTTGTTTGGCCATTTCCGCTAACACTGCACGTCACTACTGTTTAAATAGAGTTTTTTGCTTTCACACTTCGTCGTTGTCAATCTAATTACCAAACTAACCCTATCAAGCTACAAGTGAGTCGTTTCATTCCGAAGGGCAGTCAAGTCAtttaacacacaaaaaaagTCAGAAACCCCATCGCTTTCGCTCTCATTCTCATCATCCCAGATCACGTAAGCCATCCTCTACTGAAAGAACAAAGCCCCATATATGAATTCACATTGACATCTTGGCCAGCAAAATGCCCTCTCGATGGTCCCTAGCTTTGTTTCGATACCTCCAATAACTCCATCTTCCTCCGCTAAGGCACCGTTGATTCCGACGTACATGGCGGAGAGTACTACTCCCAGCGTGGTTTCACTCCCCGACTCATGCCGCGAAGAAGATGCCGGCTCTGCATTCGTTCTCGAATCTAAAGGTATATACCCTCCGAGCACATTAGACTATGCAGTCGCGCGCGGAAACGATTAATTATTCTGTTCTTGTTGTTGAATTAACAGGGACGTGGTGGCACGCGGGGTTTCATTTGACGACGGCGATAGTTGGGCCGACGATTCTGACTCTACCGTATGCGTTCAGAGGGCTAGGATGGGGTCTAGGGTTCTTGTGCTTGTCTGTGATGGGAATCGTCACATTCTACTCTTACTATCTTATGTCGAAGGTGCTGGATCACTGCGAGAAATCAGGTCGCCGTCACATCAGATTTCGCGAACTCGCCGCCGACGTTTTAGGTAACAATTACCGGTGtcagttttgttttgtttttttttttttcctgttgcgTGAAATATCACTTGCCAGTTCTTGAATAGCGTGCAACCCGGAGAGTCGTTCATCCCGAGTAATAAATGAAGGCAATGAATGCCACATGACATGGTTTCTCAACACGTGTAAAGCTAATCGGGTTGGATTCGATTGCCTTGGCTAGGGGCTCGGGTCGACCCGAAACCTtgaactccttttttttttcccttcaagtTAGATTTTTTATAGCTGATTATCTTATTATGCAGGGTCTGGATGGATGTTCTACTTTGTAATATTCGTTCAAACGGCAATAAATCTTGGAGTTGGAATAGGAACAATTTTGCTTGCAGGGGAGTGCCTTCAGgtattgtgcttatttgatgcaTCTATATACATTTTATATACAAGAATCTAGACCTTATCTGTAATGTTATTTTGTTGACTTCCAGAGTTCCAGGGGATTGTAATGTGAATACTTGATTGATTATTCATTTATCTCGTTTGGTCAACTCTTTTATCTTGGGTGTTGGGACTTAGATTGATTATTCATTTCCCTCGTTTGGTCAACTCTTTTATCTTGGGTTGGTGATTAGCTTTACTAGTGTGGCTGGTCAGCtttaagcaaaataaaaaaatagttgCTTTCCTGCTAAATTTTCAAAGTGAGCTTCACTCGTGGTTTGGTAGAGTGAAAGTTGACTTATTTCATCATTTATGGTACTTCTCAGTGATTTTGTGTAGGATGACAAACCATGCGTGAGTGAAGTTCCCATATAGATATATGAAGATAGCATGCCTGCTAAGTGAATTATTTTCACTTAATCCTGACTGCCATTTGGGGAGTGTTGTGAAACTGTAATTATGATTTCTCTGTAACTAATATAAATGCCTGTCAGTGTCAGACAATcttgtgaaagaaaaaaaataaaacccaacGATAAGCCTTCCTTTTGAACATTGTCAAATATAGTATTGTAATTTGTTAGTTAAGGATTTGAGAGAATCAGGGTTGAAAGAAACAAAGGTGAACTGGTTTTATTGGTACTGAAAAATCTTTAaagcaaataataaataaaggaaaaagaACAATAGCAACTGAGAGCCCAGACAACAAGGCCAATCAAATTGAATTGGTGGATGGACCTGATGAAGAGGCCCGAGAACAAAACAGATTCGAAATAATCAAGGAACTTGCATAGTCTGCTGCGAACGAGAGATATTGTGGCTGCCTTACTTTATGGGATGGTGGCTTGGGGTGTGGGAGGGACATTTGATGGGCGGAATTGAGTGTAGGTTTTAATGTCTGGATTGGCAATCACTTATACGTGAGTGTAGGCTTTGGTGGGAGGGAGCTGTTAGTTTGAGAGCTCTATCATGTTGTTTatggtttgtttgttttggttaCTTGTTTGGCTTGATGCTTTTAGTTAGGCATTAAGTTTTCTTGTCCTTGGTTATATTTGGATCATTTCTTAGGACATTACACCTCTTACATTGATGTATtctttttatctataaaatgaatatttcttaccaaaaaaagaagaaaaaaaaaagaagaagaagaggatagTAATTTTCTGAAAGTAAGATATTTGCATCCTTGTTCAGTCTTTTAACATGATAATTTATGCACTCTGAGAAATTGATAATTGTCACCTATAATTTCAGTAACTGTATCAATCGATGAATTGACTCTTTTTCTTTGGCTTTAAAGATTATGTACTCAGAACTGTCTCCCAATGGACCCCTGAAATTGTACGAGTTCATAGCAATGGTGACGACAGCAATGGTAATTCTCTCACAACTCCCAACTTTCCACTCTCTCAGATACCTCAACATGGGTTCGCTACTTCTGTGCTTGGGCTACTCTTTCCTTGTCGTTGGTGCTTGTATTCGTGCAGGTACCAAATCTCTAAAGACTTTAATCTTCATTCTGTGAATGATGCCTCAACACATTTCCTTATTGTTAAAACCAGTTAAATTTGGGTCCGTAAATTTGGATTCCGTAGTAATTAACATCTAAAAAAACAGAATTGTTGCTGGAAAAAGTGCTGCTAACATTCAAGTTTGTAATGTCGTGGATGACTTTCTTTTAACACATGCAATTACTGATTTGAAAGGTTGAGATTTCTGTCAACTTGAGTCCCATTGTTATAAATGCTATGGAGCTCTTGGTTGTTATTCATGTTTATTGGTTTAATGTAGTTCCTTTAGTGGTATAGCTGCGAGCGTCCTTGTTGTGTTCAAAAAAACAACGCCACTGACCTATTCTCTGTCAGCAACTTCAATTTGTTAGTCATTCAGCATAGAGAATTGAGAAGGACGAAGAAAAGGGACGCAGGGGGTGGGGAGTTGGAGttagaaaatttgaaaattaaaacctGGCCAATCCTTCTTTCAGATGCAATGCCATTGCATTACAACAGCTATGGTGGTTGGAGTCTCATGATTAATCATTATTAATTTCAATATTGTGGTTGGATTCAGAAATAGTAGTAAGCAGCCACTAAATGTAGGAAGCAGTTGGATAAGTCATATCTATCACTTAGCTTGGAACCAAGCTAATCTGGATCAAAAAgcaaaatttgatttgatttaattttttaaataattacaaTTTGTTGCGCTGCAGGTCTCTCGAAAAATGCCCCTCATAGAGACTACTCCTTAGAAACTTCTAACTCAGCAAGGGTCTTCAGTGCTTTCACTGCCATCTCAATATTAGCTGCCATTTTCGGGAATGGCATACTCCCTGAGATACAGGTAATTTCAGCAACTTgagaatactttttttttgtggaacCTTTCAATAGTTGTATCATTTATAGTTCTCCCGTCTAAATGTTAGTTGACATCAGTCGCTTAATTAACGTACAAATAATTAGGATACTGCAAAATTCGATGATTTATAGTGTTATCTTGATTCAATGATCATGAGAATTAGATGATATATCAAGCATTAGCTTTTGTGTGGCTGCTTTTGTCTAACTTTCCTGTGTGATCAATGTAGGCTACTGTGGCTCCACCAGCTACTGGGAAAATGTTAAAAGCGCTTCTGATGTGCTACACTGTCATTTTTGTTACATTCTATTCAACTGCAGTGTCGGGGTACTGGGCATTTGGAAACAAATCGAATTCAAACATTCTCAACAGCCTAATGCCGGATTCTGGACCTTCCTTGGCTCCAACATGGGTTCTTGGTCTTGCAGTTATATTTGTTCTGCTTCAGCTCCTCGCTATTGGCCAAGTAAGCTCATGGATTCTGTCCTTTATTGGGAGTTCAGTAATTTTCATTTGCAGAAACAGCATTTTCAATGGTCGATACTCGATAACAGGCCTTAGAGCAATATTCTTGATCTACTTTTCttgatttcatatatataatgcAGGTCTATTCTCAAGTAGCCTATGAAATAATGGAAAAGAAATCAGCTGATGTTAATCAAGGGATGTTTTCGAAAAGGAACCTTATACCTCGGATGATTCTTCGGACTCTGTACATGATATTCTGTGGATTTATAGCAGCCATGATTCCATTCTTCGGGGACATCAGCGGTGCGGTTGGTGCTATCGGCTTCATCCCTCTAGATTTCGTCCTCCCAATGCTTCTGTATAACATGACATACAAGCCTCAAAAGTCATCCCTAACGTATTGGATCAATATGTCCATTATGGTTGTGTTTACTGGTGTTGGAATTTTGGGTGCTTTTTCTTCTGTTAGAAAGTTGGTTCTTGATGCCAAAAGGTTCAAGCTGTTTGGCAGTGATGTGGTAGATTAAGATAGCCATCTAATCCTGCAAATTGTAGATATGCCATTCAAAAAAGAGATTGTTGATGCACCATTCAAAGAGAGATTGTGCTATTGGAGATTCAGATGAAATATTACCCCGAATGTTGTACAACACATTTTATCTTACTCGATTTAAGGCTTGGCGTTGCTTTGTGACCGACACAAAAATGTGCCTTTTTAAGTAacccaagtgtagggtagtcGGTAAGTAATAAAATTTGGGAGTTCAAAGTCGAATCCATAAAGAAGCAAAATGTAAATTTTGatggatgaatgcaaacaactaactaAAGAGCTAAGTGTAAAAAATAACTAATAAAGtactgaaaaagaaaagggtcGAAGGCTCGGCAAGCATGctcgttttgtaaccaaactaaaacaagagtgaagacaataattaattaaaaacatctaGCCTCTAATCCTTCTCTGTGACTGCTCATTTATCATACTCAAGGTATAATTGCAAACAcgcacaatcatacacaatgcattgtgcgatACCATTAACTATGTATATGCAAAGAAAATTGTGCATGAAGACTTCAATTCCTACATGAAGGCCATCGAGCCTCTTGGTCTACGATGAATGCAAAGGGGTAAGCACCTACTCTTATGGATTAATATTCCTCCTTGGGGTTCAGCTTTGctagcaccctagtttcacactcaaagaccaattaaccataactctcctaTGCATATTCCGTAAATTCCATAaaatcccatcatcaatacacacaagcaatagctatgcaatgaaaactcaatcaattaagaaaattatgCATTGGGCATTAACAATTTCTAATCAAacatattaaattgaatccctagattatacaatccaaaaacacaataaaacatgTTATTCTCATACACCCAATTATGCAACTGTCACTAAATTAAATGAGAGAGCTTGAAGCTACGACTCTTTAAACATACCTCAAGCAATCCACCCTTGAAGATTAGAAACTAGAAATCAAACCTAGCCACTCATGATATTGAAGATAAACaaccaattttattgatcaaaactAGATCAAAACTAGTGTTTAtagcaaaatcaagagaaagcttaACAAAAACTAGAGATAATATATTAAgctaagagagagaatgagatggAGGCTTCTCCCCCAAAAGGAGATATATCTTCAAGAATGGTGTTCTTAGGGTTAAAACATCATATTTGGTAATGAAAAATATCTAACTACCCTACAAGATcaatccccattggttacaattaagaaatacctgaaaaacccttcaaaaatcTGTGTTGCAGTTGTTGGTTAGCGacaaggtgtccggacggcttctgaaggtgtccggacacctaggCTTCATCAAGTTTTTGTTAtaggctctgtctcatttttcaaaggaggtgtccgaacacctaaGTAGGGTGTCTGAACAgtaggtgtcccgacacctcaatgcaaaattgcccaaaaaaggcaccaacttgcccgaacaaggtctgattcctaCAAAACTAATGAAAAACACTTGTAAGtgaataattaaactaaaacacacATAATAACATTAACTAAACACTAGAACACGCTAATTAAAGGACACCGGAATCTCAATTTAGAGGTCAAATCACTTTGATCCATGATGGTGTACTTATTTAAGTGTCAAAAAAAGAATGATTTATGATCAATTGGTGGACTAAAGGCCTATATAGATATGTATAAATTAAGCAGTTTTGGGGtttcataatcataattttAGACAATTGAATTACTACATAGTGGCCGGCCCCCGAGGGGGAAATAAATGTGCGCGGCCATATATAACAATTGAAGAAGACGAGATCGATAAATTGACTAGGGTACGCCCTATCATGGTCGGTCATGTCTTTGCAGATAGGAAGTTGGGTCAAATGTGAATGGCCACATGTTAGCAGTTAGATAACCCTAAAGACATCCGAACATGAGACTATATAAATTAACATACGAATTGAAAGTACCAAAATAACTTTCACTTAGAACTTGACACGTGTCTTAATACGTTATAGTACCTCATTTTTGTCCATCCCGAGCAATTACCCTCCGAGCGCGTATCTGTTGAGGTCCTATGAGCGCATCTTTTGTATGGGTAAAACTGCAcccccaaaaataaaaaaatcaacaatttaTGCTCAAATCAATAGtgcaaaacaaaagagaaacacAATCGTGGAATTGTTTACAAAAGTTTTTTGCAAAATTGATTACAAGGAAACACTTGATAGACTGTTGCCTTCATTTCCTTGGCACGACTTCACCCTAGAAAATTTCTTCGGCCCTCCTCTCTCGAGTCAACTTTTTGATTGAGCTCTAAGAGGGAGAAGCCAAGGTAACTAGCCCAGCTAGAGTGTCCTAACTCCAACTCTGTGTTAGCAGAACTGGATCTTAGTAGGACTTGATCGTTGCCAAAGGGATCATTAGAACTCCGATGATACCACGGGGCCAGGACTTGCTTCTTCTACTACCAAAGGACTACAAACCTCTTGAAGGATCAGACTGCTCGCTTGAACATTGGCCACACCCCTAGAAGAAAGGGAATGCCTCTGATCGCTTTCGGGACCTCACCATTTTCCTAAGCATGGAGAACTTGCCGAATAACCCAGGGTCCGAACCCCCTTATTTATAGGCAGAAAGACAATCTATTCATTCAAAGAAATGAAGTGTCATCATCAATGTCTGTTTAACACGAGAACCAAAAGAGAGCAGTCTGGCATGCTGTATCATATCCTTCACGACTTAAAAGTGCAAGACTCTTAAATGAGTTTGTCATCTTGCTACGCCTAGGCCTACTGGGACGGGTATAGGGCCCAAGTGTCGTATCTGGTCCGCCACCTCCAAGCCCAATTGCGGTTCAATAAAGACAAGGCTCTATAGATACCCTTTTCTTGAGTGCAAAGTAATGTTTTCCGCTGAGACAAAGAAGGTACACACTCATGTGACCCATGAGGTCAGATCGATGCGTCACCAGACACTACAATGGATTATGGATGACAATCTAACAAAGGcatggagagagaaaagaagaagggtACCTTTGAGAAAGACAAGAAAAGGAGATATATAAAAAGGAGGATATGCCTCTTGAGAAGCGGGCAGCTTAGCGGAGTCAAGAGGAGGTGAACAAAAAGGGGGACAAAAAATAAGaggaaaaaacagaagaaaaggCTTTTAGAGAAAATAAGAAGAGGAAAATAGGGAGGAGATCtcagagaagaaaaggaaaaagaaaagagaagaaaaggaaaaaagaaaaggaaggagcTGAAAAAGGAGAAGACAACAAGAGAGGATAAGAAGTAAAGACCCATATCTACATCTGGTGGCCTTTTGGGCAGGTATATTTTAAACTAATAAGCATGtaaattaattacataaaaAGGAGAATATTTCGATGACCACTGGAGTCATCATGAAGGTGGAAATCGAACAATATCTTAGAGGCAAATGTTCATCATCCATCTGTATCCCATATACGTACACTTGCATCATAATAGTCGCTACCTAAAGAGCATTGCACATACCTGTGTCCCCTATTTATCCTTTG
This DNA window, taken from Tripterygium wilfordii isolate XIE 37 chromosome 20, ASM1340144v1, whole genome shotgun sequence, encodes the following:
- the LOC119986683 gene encoding probable GABA transporter 2; this encodes MVPSFVSIPPITPSSSAKAPLIPTYMAESTTPSVVSLPDSCREEDAGSAFVLESKGTWWHAGFHLTTAIVGPTILTLPYAFRGLGWGLGFLCLSVMGIVTFYSYYLMSKVLDHCEKSGRRHIRFRELAADVLGSGWMFYFVIFVQTAINLGVGIGTILLAGECLQIMYSELSPNGPLKLYEFIAMVTTAMVILSQLPTFHSLRYLNMGSLLLCLGYSFLVVGACIRAGLSKNAPHRDYSLETSNSARVFSAFTAISILAAIFGNGILPEIQATVAPPATGKMLKALLMCYTVIFVTFYSTAVSGYWAFGNKSNSNILNSLMPDSGPSLAPTWVLGLAVIFVLLQLLAIGQVYSQVAYEIMEKKSADVNQGMFSKRNLIPRMILRTLYMIFCGFIAAMIPFFGDISGAVGAIGFIPLDFVLPMLLYNMTYKPQKSSLTYWINMSIMVVFTGVGILGAFSSVRKLVLDAKRFKLFGSDVVD